Proteins encoded in a region of the Anopheles ziemanni chromosome 2, idAnoZiCoDA_A2_x.2, whole genome shotgun sequence genome:
- the LOC131282222 gene encoding uncharacterized protein LOC131282222 → MIVRFGACILVWCISILSLVSQLHCLPLPGRLNPADVEAKIRDDHELLHTVTYVGNNKVYGLLSNEQPRMREAKLEKEDFDSSVLTKLDSLQKKFVDKGNVPALVDQTPPKDYFGNDVKDEPLRRGVVGIVEQLSNVFNAIIEKIPKGAVTNLNKSVLDRLNQIGAVLVGLEDAEIK, encoded by the exons ATGATCGTACGATTCGGAGCATGTATTTTGGTGTGGTGTATCAGCATTTTGTCTCTAGTAAGTCAACTGCATTGCCTCCCACTACCAGGCCGTCTTAATCCAGCCGATGTGGAGGCCAAAATCCGAGATGACCATGAGCTACTACATACAGTGACCTACGTGGGAAACAACAAG GTATATGGCCTGTTATCAAATGAACAACCACGGATGCGTGAAGCAAAGCTCGAAAAGGAAGATTTCGATTCCAGTGTGTTGACAAAGCTAGACTCTCTTCAAAAAAAGTTCGTCGACAAAGGAAAT GTTCCGGCACTTGTTGACCAAACACCACCGAAGGATTACTTCGGTAACGACGTAAAGGACGAACCTCTGCGAAGAGGAGTCGTTGGCATAGTAGAGCAGTTATCCAACGTGTTTAATGCAATTATTGAG AAAATTCCGAAAGGTGCCGTCACCAATCTGAACAAGAGCGTCCTTGACCGACTGAACCAAATCGGAGCCGTACTGGTTGGGTTGGAAGATGCGGAAATCAAATAA
- the LOC131294734 gene encoding LOW QUALITY PROTEIN: UDP-glycosyltransferase UGT5-like (The sequence of the model RefSeq protein was modified relative to this genomic sequence to represent the inferred CDS: substituted 1 base at 1 genomic stop codon), which produces XTPVSYNLVKLRFMLYTCFCLSRLPGCVCVLLGFRFFTFTLPTTDGARILSVNVFPGRSHWMMISAILEGLLERGHEVTVITNYPRKQPHPNYTEIVIAPVYDFWGKSVKVDSLYDLTEISIHHMLMGFLYPLGLETAEYGYTRANVADFIRNDTGHFDLLLAEQFYQESYLMLAHKYNVPIVTIGTFGFAQYMSPMMGLMSTWSHVPHEFLPYTDRMSLPQRAYNAYVSMYELLLRSWYYLPQQEAMAAKHFGFLPGPLPRIANLERQVSVILLNSHLPLTTVRAKVPGLVQVGGLHIKPPKRLPDDLQKFIDEAKDGVIFFSLGTNLRSADLPPAKLAIILGVFGAMKQRVVWKFENENIKNLPPNVLVRSWLPQSDILGHPNVKVFITHGGLLGTQEGVHRAVPMVGIPIYCDQHLNINKATVGGYAVKLDFPNITQESFRWALEEVLYNPSYKQNIDRVSLMFRDRPLPALDEAIYWIEYVTRYKGATQLRSSAMDLPWISLALLDLVALGLLSLLVIYVTLRKIVSTLFGKNEKTKRKSD; this is translated from the exons TAAACTCCAGTTTCATATAACCTCGTAAAACTTCGTTTCATGTTATacacatgtttttgtttatcg CGTCTAcccggttgtgtgtgtgttctacTCGGCTTcagattttttacttttactctACCAACCACCGATGGCGCACGGATACTGTCCGTTAACGTGTTCCCCGGACGCAGCCACTGGATGATGATCAGTGCGATTTTGGAAGGACTACTCGAGCGTGGCCATGAGGTGACCGTCATTACGAACTATCCCCGCaaacaaccacatccgaactaCACGGAAATTGTTATCGCCCCCGTGTACGATTTCTGGGGCAAGTCGGTGAAGGTGGACTCGTTGTATGATTTGACCGAGATCTCGATCCACCACATGCTCATGGGCTTCCTGTATCCGCTTGGTTTGGAGACGGCAGAGTATGGATACACTCGTGCAAACGTTGCAGATTTTATACGTAACGATACCGGTCACTTCGATCTGCTGCTAGCGGAGCAGTTCTATCAGGAATCCTACTTGATGTTGGCGCACAAGTATAATGTACCGATCGTTACAATAG GCACTTTCGGCTTTGCGCAGTATATGAGCCCCATGATGGGTTTGATGAGCACTTGGTCGCATGTTCCGCACGAGTTTCTACCCTACACCGACCGTATGTCACTTCCCCAAAGAGCCTACAACGCGTACGTGAGCATGTACGAGCTACTGCTTCGCTCCTGGTATTACCTTCCGCAGCAGGAAGCGATGGCGGCCAAGCATTTCGGGTTTCTGCCGGGTCCGTTACCCCGCATAGCCAATCTCGAGCGGCAGGTTTCGGTTATCCTGCTGAATAGCCACCTTCCGCTGACTACGGTTCGAGCGAAGGTACCCGGGCTAGTCCAGGTCGGAGGACTACACATAAAGCCACCGAAGCGGCTTCCGGACGATTTGCAAAAGTTCATCGACGAGGCAAAGGATGGCGTGATATTCTTCAGTCTTGGCACAAACCTCCGCTCGGCCGATTTGCCCCCGGCGAAACTGGCCATCATACTCGGTGTGTTTGGTGCCATGAAGCAACGGGTGGTCTGGAAGTTCGAGaatgaaaatatcaaaaaccTACCTCCGAATGTACTGGTTCGCAGCTGGTTACCACAGAGTGATATACTTGGCCATCCCAATGTGAAGGTGTTCATCACACACGGTGGTCTACTGGGGACACAGGAAGGCGTGCATCGAGCTGTTCCGATGGTAGGCATTCCGATTTACTGCGATCAGCATCTGAACATAAACAAGGCAACCGTCGGAGGGTACGCCGTGAAGCTGGACTTTCCAAACATCACACAAGAATCGTTCCGATGGGCCCTGGAGGAGGTTTTGTACAATCCGAGCTACAAGCAAAATATTGACCGAGTTTCGCTAATGTTCCGGGATCGCCCATTGCCCGCACTCGACGAGGCCATCTACTGGATAGAATACGTAACGCGGTACAAGGGTGCGACCCAGCTACGGTCCTCCGCAATGGATCTGCCTTGGATAAGTCTTGCGCTCCTTGATCTCGTTGCGTTGGGGCTACTTTCTCTGCTGGTTATTTACGTTACGTTGCGCAAGATCGTTTCAACTCTTTTCGgtaagaatgaaaaaacaaaaaggaaaagcgactaa
- the LOC131281417 gene encoding tetraspanin-9: protein MGSTGYTCIRRTFCSFNILIWLCGSGFLAIGVWLHFAYPGYATLLPEHAVLSADSMFITVGVISFVIAFFGCCGSWFQSRCFLVIYFTLVVLLFLSEFLLGSLAFVFRGGIGRMLAQELKYGIEKHYNVSDRGGFLTPSVASIWDNLQVDLQCCGVSSYEDWYDISAWPGERWVPRSCCRPQYGSMFAEGSGDDLPNVDCRKAGNPTLLWDKSCGQILQMWFVQRLHIVGTVGLVIGFLQLFGLISSMLLFCTVKHKRSSKTYKSYSPTVDTTLNRNGTSGTYMDD, encoded by the exons ATGGGCAGTACAGGTTACACGTGCATACGACGGACATTCTGCTCGTTCAACATTCTTATCTGG CTCTGCGGCAGTGGTTTCCTTGCCATAGGTGTTTGGTTACACTTTGCCTACCCCGGCTATGCAACTCTACTGCCCGAACATGCCGTGCTCAGTGCCGACTCCATGTTCATCACGGTAGGTGTGATCAGTTTCGTGATCGCCTTCTTCGGCTGCTGTGGCTCCTGGTTCCAATCGAGATGTTTTCTCGTGATA taTTTCACACTGGTTGTGTTGCTGTTCCTGAGTGAGTTCTTGTTGGGTTCGTTGGCGTTTGTGTTCCGCGGTGGAATCGGTCGCATGCTGGCCCAGGAGCTGAAGTACGGCATCGAGAAGCACTACAATGTGTCCGATCGTGGTGGTTTCCTGACCCCTTCGGTAGCTTCCATTTGGGACAATCTTCAAGTCGAT ttGCAATGCTGTGGTGTGTCATCCTACGAAGATTGGTACGATATCAGTGCGTGGCCAGGCGAGCGATGGGTTCCACGATCCTGCTGTCGTCCTCAGTATGGCTCAATGTTTGCGGAGGGCTCTGGAGATGATCTACCGAACGTTGATTGTAGGAA agCGGGTAATCCAACCCTGCTGTGGGACAAAAGCTGTGGTCAGATTCTCCAGATGTGGTTTGTTCAGCGGCTTCACATCGTAGGAACGGTTGGCCTAGTGATAGGTTTCCTTCAG CTATTTGGTCTAATATCGTCGATGCTGTTGTTCTGTACGGTCAAGCACAAACGTTCCTCAAAAACGTACAAATCATACTCCCCAACGGTCGACACGACGCTCAATCGCAACGGAACCAGTGGCACCTACATGGACGATTGA
- the LOC131282118 gene encoding uncharacterized protein LOC131282118 encodes MIVRVNVILSLFGTFLLVKAAPYGKQDDDEFRDKKYDEQVKQVTKVGNTYVAALEIYDNPPDQDNARKEVDNFPSNIYSKYDGLQHKVKSFFDAEPLIDNIRESDKYGNTGDQFYFITKPLVETTAKVNMFINSVIAAPKKLLSGFQKQANDKLNDVGAALVGLRR; translated from the exons ATGATTGTGCGAGTTAATGTGATCCTGTCCCTGTTCGGTACGTTCTTGCTGGTGAAGGCCGCACCCTACGGAAAGCAAGATGACGATGAGTTTCGTGATAAAAAGTACGACGAGCAGGTGAAGCAGGTCACCAAAGTGGGCAATACTTAT GTGGCTGCACTAGAAATTTACGACAACCCGCCCGATCAGGATAACGCTCGCAAGGAGGTGGACAATTTCCCATCGAACATCTACAGCAAGTACGATGGTCTGCAGCATAAAGTGAAGAGCTTTTTCGAT GCCGAACCACTCATCGATAACATCAGGGAATCGGACAAGTATGGCAACACGGGCGACCAGTTCTACTTTATCACGAAACCGCTCGTCGAAACGACCGCCAAGGTGAACATGTTCATCAACTCCGTCATAGCG GCACCAAAGAAACTTCTTAGCGGATTTCAGAAGCAGGCCAACGATAAGCTGAACGACGTTGGAGCAGCTTTAGTAGGTTTGAGGCGATGA